ATCGTCCTGGCCATCCAGCGCCAGCCGGGCACCAACACCATCGAGGTTGTGGATTCAATCAACAAGATTTTGCCGGTCCTGCGGAGCCAGATTCCGGCGTCGGTGGGAATCTACACGCTGTATGACCGCTCCGCCACCATCCGGGAATCGGTGAATGACGTCCAGTTCACCCTGTTGTTGGCCCTGGGTTTGGTTGTCCTGGTGATCTTCCTTTTCCTGCGCAACCTGTCCGCCACCATCATCCCCAGCCTGGCGCTGCCCATGTCCATCGTGGGTACTTTTGGCGTGATGTATCTGTTGGGCTACAGCCTGGATAATCTCTCTTTGATGGCCCTGATCCTGGCGGTGGGCTTCGTGGTGGACGACGCCATCGTGGTGCTGGAAAATATCGTGCGCCACATGGAGATGGGTGAGAAGCCCTTTGAGGCGGCCCTTAAGGGGTCTCGGGAGATCGGTTTCACAATTCTCTCCATGACCCTGTCTCTGGCCGCGGTCTTTATTCCGGTCTTCTTTATGGGCGGTATATTGGGGCGTCTGCTCCATGAGTTCGCGGTGACCATCGTGGCCGCTATCCTGGTCTCCGGCTTGGTCTCCCTGACCCTTACCCCCATGTTGTGCAGCCGTTTCTTAAAACCGCCCAAACAAGAGCATCACGGTCGTCTCTACATGGCAACAGAGCGCTTTTTCGACGGCATGCTCCGGCTTTATGATACCACCCTGCAATGGGTTCTCAGGCATCGGCGGAGCACCATGCTGTTCTCCGGCCTGCTCCTGGTGGTCACCTTTGTGCTTTTCGCCATGGTTCCCAAAGGTTTCCTGCCCAGCGAAGACACGGGCTCCATCTTTACCTTCACCGAAGCGGCCGAAGGCATTTCCTTCGAGGCCATGGTTAAGGAACAAAAAGCGTTGATGGCCATCGTGTTGCAAAACCCCTATATGAAGAATTTTTTCTCCAGTGTCGGAGCCGGCGGCCCCAACGTGGCGGGCAATACCGGCCGCATGTTCATCCGCCTCATCCCCCGCAATCAGCGTCCGGGGGTGGACGAGATCATTCAGGACTTGCGAGTCCAACTGGCCACCGTCCCGGGTATCCGGGCCTATCCGCAGAACCTCCCGCCAATCCGCATCGGCGGTATGCTGACCAAGGGCCTCTATCAGCTTACCCTGCAGAGCCCGGACACTGCCGAACTCTTCAAGTATGCCCCCTTGCTTCAAGACAAGATGCGGGCTTTGCCGGGTCTGGTGGATATCAACAGCGACCTGCAGATCAAAAACCCCCAAGTGAACGTGGTGATCGACCGGGACAAGGCGGCCACCCTGAGGGTTTCGGCCCAGCAGATCGAGGATGCCCTCTACTACGCTTACGGCTCCCGGCAGATCTCCACCATCTATGCCCCGAACAACGAGTATCAGGTCATCATGGAACTGGAGCCCCGTTACCAGTTGGACCCTACGGCCCTGCAATGGCTTTACGTGAGGTCGAGTGACGGGCAACAGGTGCCGTTGAATGTGTTGGCCAACTTCACCCAGACCCTGGGACCCCTCACCATCAACCATGCGGGGCAGCTGCCCGCGGTGACCATCTCCTTCAACCTCAAGCCCGGAGCGGCCCTGGGGGATGCCGTGGCCGCGGTGCAAAAAGAAGCCCGGCAAATGCTGCCGGCCACCATCAGCACCAGCTTTCAGGGCGCGGCCCAAGCCTTCCAGGCCTCCATGCAGGGCCTGTGGCTGCTGCTGGCCATGTGCATCCTGGTGATCTACATGATCCTGGGCATCCTCTACGAGAGCTTTATCCACCCCGTGACCATCCTTTCGGGTCTGCCGTCCGCCGGGGTGGGCGCCTTGTTAGCCCTGTTGCTCTTTCACCTGGACCTGAACATCTATGGCTTTGTGGGAATTATTATGCTGGTGGGCATTGTCAAGAAGAATGCCATCATGATGATCGACTTCGCTCTGGAGGTCCAGCGCAACGAAGGCAAAACTCCTAAAGAAGCCATCTACGCCGGAGCCCTGGTCCGCTTCCGGCCCATCATGATGACCACCATGGCGGCGCTCATGGGCGCGCTGCCCATCGCCTTAGGGTTAGGCGCCGGGGGCGAATCCCGCCAAACTCTGGGCATCTCGGTGGTGGGCGGCCTGTTGGTCTCCCAACTCCTCACCCTCTACATCACCCCGGTCTTTTACCTGTATATGGAATCCCTCCAGAAAAAGGCCGGCAAATTCTTCCGCCGCCGCACGAGCCTGGCCAGCCAGCCAACTGAGTTCCTCCCCACCCCGGACACCTCACCTTTCGATCCGCCCAAAAAGCTCCGCTGAGTCTGGATTAATCCGGTTGCCCTCAGGCATACATCAACCGTCCTTTGGGTTCGGGAATGGTGCGTCCCAATTCCTGGGCCGTCCCGATCCATTCGTCAATAATCTGTTCCAAATTGGCCAGGGTTTCGAGATATGAAGCACCGTCGGCGGCGCAACCCGGTAACTCCGGAACCTCGGCGATGAACGCCTGGTCTTCCTGGCTCCAATACATGATGATTTCATAGCGATACTTACTGCTCATCTTCCTTGCCTCCCAGGAGATACTTGAGTATCACCTGCCTCACCTGTTTGACCTGGTAAGGTTTGGCCTTGCCAGCCTTACTCTGGAGACTGAGAATTTTCCTCGTTCCCAAGCTCCTGCTTGGGAACGAATAATTTTCGCCCAAGCTCTGCTTGGGCACCTTAGTTGCGCTTGGGAACGAAAGCGGCTCTAACAAATCCGCGGCAGCAAATCCCCCGACGGCGGGTCCAGGATGCGGGCGGTGCCGATAACGGTGCGCACCTGCACCCGGCCCGCTGGCCCCTCGCCCACCTTGCCGATGACCCGGGCCGTCTCCCCGTAAGGGCTGCGCCGAATGATGAACAGCGCCTTGGCCGCATCCTCCGGGGCCACGAGGATGAGCATCTTGCCTTCATTGGCCACCTTGAAGACATCCAGCCCCAACGCCTCGCAGGCCGCGGCCACCGCGGGTTGCACCGGCACCCGGTTCTCGATGATTTCCATGGAAACTTGAGACTGCCGGGCGATTTCGTTCAAGGCCGCGGCAATCCCGCCCCGGGTGGGGTCCCGCATGGCGTGAATCTTACAGTCTTCCTCCAACAGGTTCAGCACCAACCCGGAAAGGGGCGCGGCGTCGCTGGCAATGGCCTCGCCGTCCAGGAGTTTTTCCCGGGCCAGCATTACCGCGGTGCCGTGATCCCCCACCGACCCGGTAAGGATGATCTCGTCCCCAGGCCTCGCGGCCGCCCCCGATACCCCAGGCCGCAACACCAACCCCACCCCAGCGGTGGTGATAAAAACCTTGTCCGCGGACCCCTTGGGCACCACCTTGGTATCCCCGGTCACGATAGCCACCCCGGCTTCAGCCGCAGTCGCCTGCATGGACTCGGCGATGGCCTGCAAAACCGAGATTTCCAGCCCCTCCTCCAATATAAAAGACGCTGATAGGACCAAAGGCCGGGCCGCGGCGGTGAGCAGATCGTTCACCGTGCCCGCCACCGCCAACCGGCCGATGTCGCCGCCGGGAAAAAATAGCGGGTCCACCACAAAGGAGTCGGTGGTAAACGCCAGTTGGTGGGAACCCACCAGGACGGTGGCGCTGTCGTCGCCGACCCGGTTCGGGTCGCCATACCGGGCCAGGAAGACCTCATCGATGAGCGTCGCCATCTCCCGGCCGCCGGCGCCGTGACTCAAAAGAATTCGTGACATAAAAGGATGGTCCTTTCGGGACAGTGAAGGGAGGACCGGGGGCAAAAGGGAAAGAGGCGAAGGGGCGAAAAGGATAAAAGCAATAAATTTTTATCCCTTCCCTTTTCGCCTTTTATCCTTTTCCCCTTTTCCCCCTTTTTCAAGTTATCTCTCGTACCTATACGCTGCGGCGCAAGCGCCCTCATTGGAGACCATGCAAGGTCCCAGGGGTTGGACCGGGGTGCAGCGGGTTGCGAACAGGGGGCATTCCACCGGACGCAGCACGCCCCGCAGGACCTCGCCGCAGCGGCAGGCCGAAGGGGGCGGGGGCGTAAGATTTTCCCATATTTTAGGAAACCGGGCTCGGGCGTCGAAGCGAGCGTAAGTTGAGCGAATCCCGGCGCCGCTGCCGCAAATGATTCCCAACCCCCGCCACTGGGCGTCTTCGGGTGCGAAGACCTCTGCCAGCAGCGCCTGAGCCCGGGGGTTGGCGGGGACCTGGACCGCCCGGGTATAGACGTTGTCTACGATGGCCTGGCCCTGGTGCAGTTGCCGCAAAATCGACTCTATCCCCAGGAGCATGTCGATGGGCTCAAAGCCGGTGACCGCGCAAGGCAGGCCAAATTCGGCGGGAATAAAATCGTAGGCTTCGGCCCCGATAATGGTGGTAACATGCCCCGGACAAAGCAGCCCGGAGACCCGCACCTCGCCGCTGGACAGCAACGCCTTAAGCGCCGCGGGCATGGTCTTGTGGACGCACCAGACGGAAAAATTGTCCAGGTCATAGTGCGCCGCGGTTTTTATGGCCAGGGCGGTGGCAGGCATGGTGGTCTCAAAGCCCACCCCGAAGAAGACCACATGGTTCTCAGGGGTTTGCCGGGCCAACTCCACCGCATCCAGAGGGGAGTAAACCACCCGCACGTCGGCCCCTTGGGCCCGCAGACCTTCCAGGGTGATGTTCGTGCCGGGGACCCGGAGCATGTCGCCGAAGGAGGCCAGGATTATATGCGGTTCGGTCCCCAGGGCCAGAAAGGCGTCCAGGTCTATTTGCGCGGTGACGCACACCGGGCAGCCGGGACCGGAAATCAGCTTAACATCGGGAGGCAACAGCGTTTTCAGCCCGAAGCGGGCCGCAGCCATGGTATGGGTGCCGCAAACCTCCATGACCGTGGCGGGGCCTTCCGCCAAGTTCGCCAGGCGCCGGACGAGTTCCTGGACCAGGGCCTGGTCCCGAAACTCGTCAATAAACTTCATCGACCAGGGTCCTGATCATGGAGAGGGTCTCCGCGGCATGCTCGGCATCCACCCGGGCAATGGCCAGTCCGGCGTGAATGAGCACGTAATCGCCTAACACCGCCTCGGGAAGCAGATCGAGGCGCACCTGGCGGGTCACCCCATCCACTTCGGCTACGGCGATAGTCCCGTCGATTTCAATGAGTCGCATGGGAATGGCAATACACATAATATTTCCTGTTTAACAGATTTTTCTCATTTTACAAAGCTTAAGGTGTTTATAAGCTATGGGGTAAAAGGGTAAAAGGGTAAAAGGGGAAATACCCGTGGTACAGGCTTTCCAGCCTGTATAGACGCGTGCTTTCGCCTCCGGCTAAATGAAGACTAATATTTTTAGTGGATGGCCAAGTCATTCCTTTTTCCCTCTTCGCCTTTTCGCCTTTTCCCCCTCTCTTTGCGCGGCCACGGCCACCTGGCCCAGGGCGATGGCGCCGTCGTTGGGCGGCGCCAGGGTGTGGGTCAGCACCTCAAAGCCCCGTTCTGCAAGGGTCTGGTGCAGCCGGCTAAAGAGCAAGGCGTTCTGCATCACCCCGCCGGACAGGGCCGCGAGGTTAAGCCCGGTCCGCTCCCGAACCAGGTCGCAGGCGTCGGCCAGGAGCCGCACCAGGGAATTATGGAAACGGCCCGCAATGGCGGCGGTGGCAACGCCGGCCAGGTAGTCCGTCACCGCACCGCCGAAGATGGCATGAGTATCCAGGACCAGGACATCACCTTGAGCACGAACGGCCGCGGGGTAGAAGCCGTCTTCGTTTTCATCCGCGGCCATTTCCAGTTCCATGGCGGGTTGGCCTTCGTAGGTCCGGGTGCGGCAGACGTTCAGGGCCCCGGCCAGCGCGTCAAAGAGGCGTCCGGCGCTGGTGGTGAGGGGTGAATTGAGCCCCTCGGCCAGTTGGCGGTGCAGAATACGGGCTTCCAAGGGAACGAAATCTATCCCTAGCTGCCCGGCCTGACTTAAAAAGTCGTCGCCATGGAGGGCATACAGGTAGGCTGCAGCCATGCGCTTGGGGTCTTTGACCGCGGCTTCCCCACCCGGCAGGCGCACGCGCGCGAGATGACCGGCCCGGGTAAAATCGGCCAGATCCGCCACCAGGAGTTCGCCACCCCACACGGTGTCGTCTTCGCCGTAGCCCGTGCCGTCCAGGGCGATGCCGATACATTTGTCGGTGCGGCGGTTTTCCGCGAGACACGCGGCGATATGGGCGTGATGGTGCTGCACCCCGATAAGCCGCACCCCGGTCAGCCCTTTAGCATAACGGGTACTGAGATAATGCGGGTGCAGATCGTGCGCCACGATCACCGGGTCCTGGCGGCACAGGGCCTTAAAATGGGTGATGGCCCGCTGGTAATAGTCGAAGGTCTCCACGCTGTCCAGGTCGCCGATATGCTGACTGAGCAACGCCACTCCCTGAGCGGCCACGCAGAAAGTATTCTTTTGTTCAGCCCCTACCCCCAAAATCGGTTCTGAGTCAAGGGGCAGATAAATAGGGTCCGGGACAAAACCCCGGGCCCGCCGCAGATAAATGGCGGCGCCGCCGACCACGGGCCGGACCACGGAGTCATCACATGGCACCTGGATGTCCCGGTTATGCATCAGAAAGGCGTCGGCCATCCCCTTTAGTTTGCTGCGGGCCTCATCATTACCATAAACCAGGGGCTCTTCGCTCAAGTTGCCGCTGGTCATCACCAGAGCGGGGGCATGCTCCATGAGCAAAAAATGCAGGGGCGTGTAGGGCAGCATAAGCCCCAGGTACTTATGGTTCGGGGCCACGTGGCGCGAGATGCCGCTTTGGTCCCGCCGGCGGACCAAGACGATGGGGCGCTCCCGGGAGATCAACCGGACCCGTTCCGCCTCGCCTAAATGGCACAGGCGCTGAGCCTCAGTCAAATCCCGGACCATGAGGGCAAAGGGTTTGGCCACCCGGCCCTTGCGTGCCCTTAAGCTTTGGACGGCCGCGTCAACGCTAGCGTCGGCCGCCAGGTGAAAGCCCCCCAGCCCCTTGACGGCCACAATCTTGCCATCTTTGAGCAGCCGGGCCGCGGCGAGGATAGCTTCCTCATCCAGGCGCTTCTCACCCTGTTCCAGCCAGACCAGGGGGCCGCAAAGGGGGCAGGCGGTGGGTTCGGCATGAAAGCGCCGGTCCTCGGGGTCCTCATATTCCGCCCGGCATTGGGGGCACAGTTCAAAGGCCGCCATAGTGGTGTGGGGGCGGTCATAGGGCACTTCCCGGATGATGGTGAACCGGGGGCCGCAGTTGGTGCAGTTGGTAAAAGGATACTGATAACGGCGGTTTAAGGGGTCGGTGATGTCGTTCAGACAGTCGTCGCAGGTAGCCACGTCCGCGGGGATCAGGGCCTGGGTAGCTTTAAGGTGCCGGCTCTCCCGGATGGTAAAGCCTTGGCTCCCTTGAGGCGGCGTGGCCTGGCTCACCACCGCCTCGATACGGGCCAGGGCCGGGGCCTGGTGTTGCAGTTCGCCGATAAACGTGGCCACCGCCGCGGGGGAGCCTTCGACTTCGATTTCCACGCAAAGGGACGTATTGCACACCCAACCGGCCAGGTGATGCCGCCGGGCCAGCCGGTAGATAAAGGGCCGAAACCCGACGCCTTGCACCACGCCGGTGACCTGTAGCCGTTTGCGGGCCAGATTCTCGGAAATCGCCATGAACATCTTTGTCTCGGGGCTGAAAAACTCCCGGATTTACGTATAGATAATAAAAGTATAACAAAATATTGCGATGATCCCCAGGAGCAAATTGCCGCCGCGAGACGAGAAGATCAATGCGGCGAAAGCGCTATTACGGATCACCACAGAGACGTTATGCTTGACTAAGTTGCTTTGACAAAAGCTATTATAATTAAAGAAAAAAGTATATTAATCATTGTAACTGTGGTATCGATAAACAATAGTAGCATTGGTTCAGCTCAGTTTTTCCCTGGTTACGGCTCGTCTTCAGGCGCGCCATTCACCGCACCACGGCCTTGGATGGCTCGGCTGCCCTCAAGCGTTCTAGCCGATATTGAACTTGGTGAAAAACTGAAAATATAGAAAAAATTATGATAAAATATCCCGAAATGGTTCATTATTAAGGCGTCTTGGGGTGCCGGAATCGGTCTCCGACGGGCGGTGAGGTCAACAGCTACATGGTCAAGCCGGTGGATTTTGACAAGTATTTTCAGGTAGTGGAGGAATTAGGCCTCTACTGGCTCCTCCTGAACAAAGTCCCCAACTGAGACCACTTAGGTCATTTTTCTATGGAAGCGGCTGATCTGCGCAAAGACTCAGAGTGCAGTACGGGGTCCCTGCGTATTTTAATTCTCGAAGATATGGCTAGCGACGCCGAACTCATGACCTATGAGTTGCGGCAAGCCAGGATCGATTTTTCTTATCGGCGCGTCACGGACCGGGAACAATTTCTCGCCGCCCTGGACGAAGAAAAGCCGGATGTGATCCTTTCCGACTTCCACCTGCCGGGGTTTGATGGCCTGGAAGCCCTGGCCCTGGCCCAGGCCAGGTACCCCGAAGTACCCTTCATCTTTGTCTCTGGAGCCATGGGTGAGGAAGTCGCCATCGAATCCTTGAAGCGCGGGGCCACCGACTACGTTCTCAAAGACCGCCTCTCCCGGTTGGGGCCTGCGGTCCAACGGGCCCTGCGGGAGGCCGAGGAGCGCCTGGAGCGTCGCCAGGCCCAGGCCGCGCTGCGAGACAGCGAGGCACAATTTCGCCTCCTCCTCAAGAACATCCCGGCCGTGGTGTATAAAGGCTACCTCGATTATGCGGTGGATTTTGTCGATGGGAAAGTGGAGGAAATCACCGGTTATTCCAAGAACAACTTCGATTCCCGGAAAGTGAGGTGGTCGGACGTCTTGCTCCAAGAAGACCTGCCGGGATTTAAAGAGGCCTTCCGGGAAGGACTGAAGGGTTCCAAGTCCTACATCCGGGAATACCGGGTCAAAAGAAAAGACGGAGAGGTCATCTGGATCCAGGATCGGGGCCAAATCTTTTGTGGTCCGGATGGCGGGGTGGATTACATACACGGCGTGTTCTTTGACGTCACCGAACGCCGGCAGGTTCAAGAAGCCTTGAGGGAGAGCGAAAATCGCTTCGCTTCCTTTATGCGCTACCTCCCCGGCATCGCCTTTATGCGTGACATCCAAGGGCGTTATCTCTATGTCAATGAAACCTGGGAGAAGGTTCGGCAGCGCCAACTTCAATCCGTGGTTGGGAAAGTCTTCAATGAGGTGTGGCCGGCCGAAAAGGTCGCACAATTAAATGAAGGCGACCGGCGCGTTCTCACCCGGGGCGAGCCGGTGCAGAATATCGAAGAGATTTCTCAGGATGACGGCGCCCATATCTGGCTGGTCAATAAATTTCCCATTCTGGACAAAGACGGCAAACCCATTATCATCGGCGCGGTGGGCATAGACATTACTCGGCGGCGGCGAGCCGAAGAAGCCCTGTGGGACTCGGAGCAGCGGCTGCGCTTCCTCACCTCCCAACTCCTCACCGCCCAGGAGCGGGAACGGAAACGGATTTCCATGGAGCTGCACGACGAGTTGGGCCAGAGCCTGGCGGTCTTGAAGCTGCAAATCCGGGCCATTGAACGTGGCCTGGATGAAGGTCAGCTGGACTTAAGGGTGGAGTGTCGGGAATTGCTTGAATACCTGGACGGAGTGATTGACAATGTTCGACGCCTGTCCCGGGATCTGAGCCCCGCCATCCTGGAGGACCTGGGCCTGCAGTCGGCCCTGAAGTACTTGATAAACGGGGTCAGCAAGCATTATACGGTCTCCCATTCCTTTGAAGTTGAGGATTTGGACCAGCTCTTCACCTCTGACGCCCAAATCATTATTTATCGCATCTTTCAGGAATGCTTGACCAACATCTCGAAGCATGCCGACGCCAGCCAAGTCTCCATTGCGATACGCAAAAAAGACGACTTGGTTTCCATTGTCTTGGAAGACAACGGCGCGGGGTTCGATCCGCGCCAAATTTCGGCCCGCCGGGTCGCCGGTCGAGGTCTGGGACTGGCCGCTCTCAACGAACGGGCCCGGATGTTGGGCGGGACTCTGGATATCCGGAGCCAGCCCGGGACCGGCACCAAGGTGACCTGTATTATTCCCATCGGTCATCCTTATGAGTCGATTGACCGTTGAGAGCGGGTTTCCGGCTTACAGAAAACAGCAAACCGTAGCCCAGGCTTGGAGATATTTTCTGGCCCTTTTGCCGATCGCTGCATAATAACGGAGGCACATAATGGACAGCCCTTTCAAGATCTTGTTGGCCGATGACCATGTGATGTTTCGCCGGGGCGTCCGAAGAATTATTCAAGGATTAGACAATGTGGAGGTAGTTGGAGAAGCCAGTGACGGCCTCGAACTCCTGCGACTTTTGAAGGATCTCGACCCCAATTTGGTGATTATGGATATTTCCATGCCCAACCTCCGCGGCTTGGAAGCCACCCGGGAGATCAAAAGTGTCGATTCCCGG
This genomic window from Desulfobaccales bacterium contains:
- the hypE gene encoding hydrogenase expression/formation protein HypE, giving the protein MSRILLSHGAGGREMATLIDEVFLARYGDPNRVGDDSATVLVGSHQLAFTTDSFVVDPLFFPGGDIGRLAVAGTVNDLLTAAARPLVLSASFILEEGLEISVLQAIAESMQATAAEAGVAIVTGDTKVVPKGSADKVFITTAGVGLVLRPGVSGAAARPGDEIILTGSVGDHGTAVMLAREKLLDGEAIASDAAPLSGLVLNLLEEDCKIHAMRDPTRGGIAAALNEIARQSQVSMEIIENRVPVQPAVAAACEALGLDVFKVANEGKMLILVAPEDAAKALFIIRRSPYGETARVIGKVGEGPAGRVQVRTVIGTARILDPPSGDLLPRIC
- the hypF gene encoding carbamoyltransferase HypF produces the protein MFMAISENLARKRLQVTGVVQGVGFRPFIYRLARRHHLAGWVCNTSLCVEIEVEGSPAAVATFIGELQHQAPALARIEAVVSQATPPQGSQGFTIRESRHLKATQALIPADVATCDDCLNDITDPLNRRYQYPFTNCTNCGPRFTIIREVPYDRPHTTMAAFELCPQCRAEYEDPEDRRFHAEPTACPLCGPLVWLEQGEKRLDEEAILAAARLLKDGKIVAVKGLGGFHLAADASVDAAVQSLRARKGRVAKPFALMVRDLTEAQRLCHLGEAERVRLISRERPIVLVRRRDQSGISRHVAPNHKYLGLMLPYTPLHFLLMEHAPALVMTSGNLSEEPLVYGNDEARSKLKGMADAFLMHNRDIQVPCDDSVVRPVVGGAAIYLRRARGFVPDPIYLPLDSEPILGVGAEQKNTFCVAAQGVALLSQHIGDLDSVETFDYYQRAITHFKALCRQDPVIVAHDLHPHYLSTRYAKGLTGVRLIGVQHHHAHIAACLAENRRTDKCIGIALDGTGYGEDDTVWGGELLVADLADFTRAGHLARVRLPGGEAAVKDPKRMAAAYLYALHGDDFLSQAGQLGIDFVPLEARILHRQLAEGLNSPLTTSAGRLFDALAGALNVCRTRTYEGQPAMELEMAADENEDGFYPAAVRAQGDVLVLDTHAIFGGAVTDYLAGVATAAIAGRFHNSLVRLLADACDLVRERTGLNLAALSGGVMQNALLFSRLHQTLAERGFEVLTHTLAPPNDGAIALGQVAVAAQREGEKAKRRRGKKE
- a CDS encoding efflux RND transporter permease subunit, translated to MHFTELFIRRPIMTTLVMLSILIFGAMSYRYLPVSDLPNVDFPTVMVSATLPGASPETMAAAVATPLERQFSTIAGLDSMSSTNALGLSQITLQFALSRSIDAAAQDVQAAIAKAGAQLPPEMLTPPTYQKVNPADQPVLYLALTSDTLPLSTVDEYGQTLMAQRISMVNGVAQVQVFGTQKYAVRIQLDPKALASRGLGINEVGDAVKSQNVNLPTGTLYGAHKAVTVQATGQLTNAEAYRPLIVAYRGGQPVRLSELGRVINSVENDKIASWYRNTRGIVLAIQRQPGTNTIEVVDSINKILPVLRSQIPASVGIYTLYDRSATIRESVNDVQFTLLLALGLVVLVIFLFLRNLSATIIPSLALPMSIVGTFGVMYLLGYSLDNLSLMALILAVGFVVDDAIVVLENIVRHMEMGEKPFEAALKGSREIGFTILSMTLSLAAVFIPVFFMGGILGRLLHEFAVTIVAAILVSGLVSLTLTPMLCSRFLKPPKQEHHGRLYMATERFFDGMLRLYDTTLQWVLRHRRSTMLFSGLLLVVTFVLFAMVPKGFLPSEDTGSIFTFTEAAEGISFEAMVKEQKALMAIVLQNPYMKNFFSSVGAGGPNVAGNTGRMFIRLIPRNQRPGVDEIIQDLRVQLATVPGIRAYPQNLPPIRIGGMLTKGLYQLTLQSPDTAELFKYAPLLQDKMRALPGLVDINSDLQIKNPQVNVVIDRDKAATLRVSAQQIEDALYYAYGSRQISTIYAPNNEYQVIMELEPRYQLDPTALQWLYVRSSDGQQVPLNVLANFTQTLGPLTINHAGQLPAVTISFNLKPGAALGDAVAAVQKEARQMLPATISTSFQGAAQAFQASMQGLWLLLAMCILVIYMILGILYESFIHPVTILSGLPSAGVGALLALLLFHLDLNIYGFVGIIMLVGIVKKNAIMMIDFALEVQRNEGKTPKEAIYAGALVRFRPIMMTTMAALMGALPIALGLGAGGESRQTLGISVVGGLLVSQLLTLYITPVFYLYMESLQKKAGKFFRRRTSLASQPTEFLPTPDTSPFDPPKKLR
- the hypD gene encoding hydrogenase formation protein HypD, translating into MKFIDEFRDQALVQELVRRLANLAEGPATVMEVCGTHTMAAARFGLKTLLPPDVKLISGPGCPVCVTAQIDLDAFLALGTEPHIILASFGDMLRVPGTNITLEGLRAQGADVRVVYSPLDAVELARQTPENHVVFFGVGFETTMPATALAIKTAAHYDLDNFSVWCVHKTMPAALKALLSSGEVRVSGLLCPGHVTTIIGAEAYDFIPAEFGLPCAVTGFEPIDMLLGIESILRQLHQGQAIVDNVYTRAVQVPANPRAQALLAEVFAPEDAQWRGLGIICGSGAGIRSTYARFDARARFPKIWENLTPPPPSACRCGEVLRGVLRPVECPLFATRCTPVQPLGPCMVSNEGACAAAYRYER
- a CDS encoding PAS domain S-box protein, giving the protein MEAADLRKDSECSTGSLRILILEDMASDAELMTYELRQARIDFSYRRVTDREQFLAALDEEKPDVILSDFHLPGFDGLEALALAQARYPEVPFIFVSGAMGEEVAIESLKRGATDYVLKDRLSRLGPAVQRALREAEERLERRQAQAALRDSEAQFRLLLKNIPAVVYKGYLDYAVDFVDGKVEEITGYSKNNFDSRKVRWSDVLLQEDLPGFKEAFREGLKGSKSYIREYRVKRKDGEVIWIQDRGQIFCGPDGGVDYIHGVFFDVTERRQVQEALRESENRFASFMRYLPGIAFMRDIQGRYLYVNETWEKVRQRQLQSVVGKVFNEVWPAEKVAQLNEGDRRVLTRGEPVQNIEEISQDDGAHIWLVNKFPILDKDGKPIIIGAVGIDITRRRRAEEALWDSEQRLRFLTSQLLTAQERERKRISMELHDELGQSLAVLKLQIRAIERGLDEGQLDLRVECRELLEYLDGVIDNVRRLSRDLSPAILEDLGLQSALKYLINGVSKHYTVSHSFEVEDLDQLFTSDAQIIIYRIFQECLTNISKHADASQVSIAIRKKDDLVSIVLEDNGAGFDPRQISARRVAGRGLGLAALNERARMLGGTLDIRSQPGTGTKVTCIIPIGHPYESIDR
- a CDS encoding HypC/HybG/HupF family hydrogenase formation chaperone: MCIAIPMRLIEIDGTIAVAEVDGVTRQVRLDLLPEAVLGDYVLIHAGLAIARVDAEHAAETLSMIRTLVDEVY
- a CDS encoding type II toxin-antitoxin system HicB family antitoxin, whose protein sequence is MSSKYRYEIIMYWSQEDQAFIAEVPELPGCAADGASYLETLANLEQIIDEWIGTAQELGRTIPEPKGRLMYA